In Gossypium hirsutum isolate 1008001.06 chromosome D01, Gossypium_hirsutum_v2.1, whole genome shotgun sequence, the genomic window TCCAAAGTAAATGAGCTGATTGACAGTAATAATAGAATTTAGAAAAAGGAGCTGATTAGTAATACCTTCATAGAAGAAGACGCTGCAAGACTCATCCGAATCCCTCTAGCACGAACACCTTATGAAGACTTTCTTATTTGGGGAGGTGAGATGTCGGGTGAATTTAAGGTCCGaagtgcctataaactattacagagATCGGATGAAAATCCTAGAGCTTATGCTTTACAAACCATCTACAGTAAATTTTATAAACAACTTTGGAGCCTGAATCTACCAACAAAAATAAAGGTTACAATATGGAGGCTATCATGGAACTATCTACCTACAAAGGTAAATATGTAGCACAGGAAGCTAGCAGTCAATACAAGTTGTTCCCGATGTGGAGAAAGAGCTGAAACAATAAATCATTTATTTCGTGAATGCCCTGTTACAATTGATGTATGAGAGCATTATCATTTCAGAATATTATGATGAATCAAAGCGAGGACTTTGTACAGTGGTTTACCTGGGTGCTAGCGCAACTCAACCCTTGTCAAGGTCAGCTTTTCTGTTATGCACTTTGGGCCATATGGGGAGATAGAAACAAAAGAGTACACTAAGGAAAAGTCAGAAATGGGAAGGAAATTGCAAAATTTATAAACAATTACATCACTGAGATAACTGGTTTTGAAAAAAGAGATCCgagaataataaaagaaaacaagagATGGAAGTACCCACAGTGGGAGTTCATCAAGATCAACTTTGACGGTGCATATAATGAGAGCCAAAATCGGTCAGCTTCAAGTATTGTGGCCAGAGATTCGGAAGGAAAAGTTCTTTTATCTTGTTCAGAAATCCACGATGACATATCATCTGCTTTTGCTGCTGAAGCAATAGCCTGTTGGAAAGCAGTCCAAGTAGGAGTTGAAAAGGGATGGCAGTCACTCATCTTTGAAGGAGATTCCCTCGCAATAATCAAGAAATGTAGCACAAAGGGTCAAGATCGATCAATGGTAGGGGCATACATTTATGATATCCAACAGAAAATACATGGACTAAATAATATCAGATTTCAACATACACCAAGATCTGCAAACAATCTTGCACATATTCTTGCAACAGAAACGCTAAGAAGAAGAGAGGAAATATACCTGGAAATGGGAGTTCCCGAGTATGCTGAGGATCAAACACGGTATGATGGGGTGAGCGAGCCAGACTAGGAAAGCCTCAGGAGATGAAGAATGGAAGAGAGAAAGtttcaaaacaaaaagaaaatagaacgATCTACAAGGAAAGTTTTGAAAATGAAATCgtcaaaaggaaaatgaaatgacAGAAAGAGGAGAAGACAGATATCAGTAAATTCTGATTGGGCAACGGATCAACGCATTTAGTGTCGTTTCTAGAATTTTCCATTATAATATCTAGATATTTTGTTTGTCTATGGCCATCTGAATTGGGTCGTTTCCTTAGGTTTAggtttcaatttttgaatttatgttttttggGCCGTTTTTCTTAGGTTTAGGTTTCATTTTTTGAACAGCTgcttttctattattttattaataaagcccaatctgaaaatttcaaaaaaaaaacactaataaatgttattaagatatattaattattttaataattcagtactaataaaaaattcatattattaaAGCATTTGTACAAACAATAAAAATgggtatattataaaaataaattctttttaaatgtatattataaaaatgggTACAAACAATAtagttatttttaaatgtataattatcacaaattatatcttacattattataattatttttaaatgtcgaTTTAGTAATATGGTGGAAGGTATTCTCATCGGTTCAAAagtttttttcaaatttgtaCTTTTATATATACTAGTTCTCATGTCACGTGCGTTGCAAGtgatttacatatttatttttaaaataatatattttaataatttttaaatatatattttctaactAAATATGAATTGGTCTAATTTACCCATTTTGGTGCCTAAATTTgtcatttttttctaatttggtggCTAAGctttttttaagttcaatttggtacctaaacttttcaaatgttatacaaattaccCCAAAATACTAACGATgatagtttttctttttgttgaaaAAATCTGATTTAGAAAACAGTTTTCAATCATAGCAAAAACTTACAATTTTGAAAACCGAGCtgttttgtgatatttatagtgaAAATTTTTCTTGAAAAGTACCTATTTTTGGTGTGAGATGGATCTGAAATGTTCCCAACTTTCGACCGAACAACCTTCTTTACTATCATCGTACCTCGAATTACGTCAAATGTGAGCTAGAATAACAAAAACCAAATACATAACCAAAAACAATTTATTCCTTACAGTAGGAAAGTTATTCTCTCAAATAGAAATTGATAGAAATCGTAATTTCCAGAAAAAAGAATTTATTCTCAAAAAATAAATTCCCACTACTTTCTGATAGAATAGCAATATATGAATGCGTGTAAAACTTGTGTGTTAATAGCTTTACCAATGCTATCTATTTATGGGGAGGGATAGgaaaattttgattgaataagtataacaaaaataatatttatttaatagaaaaacaatctTATAGTCTAACTAGAAGGGGGGAACTCCCTCTCAATTCCTTTAGGGTTGTTGACCCTCACATGTTTATGTGAGGCTAATTGAGCCTCTCATGTATTGAgtctaattatatgtgcttcttaGACTTTtgacccaacactttataatttaatcaaacttaaaaaataaatattaattaatataattaatcaaattagctaaattaatttctcaattaaataattttattaatctaattctaatttaattaaaatcatgatgactttaccgtaaaagaatctatgagaaaatatatttaaaatttccatattcaatggattcataaagactaattaatttatttcattttttaacttcaattatttaattgcaattaattaaaaaataattcaaaaaacttaaattaattttcaagtcatttctatACCCAATGAGAAAACAAATTTATTTGTGAATGTGACTCATTTTTCTAACTTTATCCTTTATATTCATTTATGTTAATTTGGTTTTACATGCAatttatttatggtttcaacaagctagcagaGGGATTGAtgagacatatataattagggatcaaataatttataattaagttccaacttttcacctattaattataaatttattgagTCATGAAGTCATTTTACTATAGTattgtgattgagctctccctaattacatgtcattatgaAAGTTACTTAATCAGTGCTCGCCTAAtgatcttgtcataagtgtgttacctttaTAGGATATATTTAATCTCTTTCGGATAAATCTGTTCtccaatataatcctatttttCTCTTGGTAACCATTTCACAttccttcataaaaagtcaattactatcgaaTAGTAATCAAACCaattatcacaaagacaaacgactcgtagtcacgtttacttttcatctatcatgtaatgcaaatgagaggatatcatttacccattagttGGATTATGAATTACATTactgtgaatgatgctacatattgtaGATGTCGTATATCCAACGCaccatcttttaatttcttatctatttgaactcaagcatttacttacatcaaaatatacgagtcatgcatacatagtccatcatcccctcagtgtaatgccccaaaaatttaagttttgttttgctagttGTTGTCATGTGATTTGGTTTGGTTAAGTGGTTAAGCACTTAGTGTATTTGCTTAAGGTTCTATGTAGTCTCCATATGTGTAAGgaatattttatctttttcattctctAGTAAGCTAGTGTAGGAGTTTGGATTAAATTTAAACTTTAGAAAAAAATCTAATTAGTTAGTAGGAta contains:
- the LOC107921660 gene encoding uncharacterized protein; protein product: MEAIMELSTYKEYYDESKRGLCTVVYLGASATQPLSRDPRIIKENKRWKYPQWEFIKINFDGAYNESQNRSASSIVARDSEGKVLLSCSEIHDDISSAFAAEAIACWKAVQVGVEKGWQSLIFEGDSLAIIKKCSTKGQDRSMVGAYIYDIQQKIHGLNNIRFQHTPRSANNLAHILATETLRRREEIYLEMGVPEYAEDQTRYDGVSEPD